The nucleotide sequence AAGCAACAACCACTTCAACTCTTTCATAAGAGGAGAAGGTTTTCCTTACCATCACTAAGGGTGGTGATAGTATCGATGACTTGTCCAAGTCCCAACTAGAAGAAGAGGACAAGAAGGAGCTAGAAGCCATTCATTAAATTAAGTATCATGAAGAGGACTCTGAATGCTAATTTCGAATTCTCCAAATCAATTGAAGGCATAGGGCAACAAATGAGAGTGGCCCACTATTTATAGGAGTCAAATGTGACCCTTGGCCTACCCTGAGTAACCATTCGGCTCCCCATTAGTTCGAGGAGTAGGTGACGTAGCAGTTCCCAATAGGCTCTCATCTATATGGACCATAAGGGGGAAGCTACATCAAAAAAATGTCAAGCCATCATTTTGAGATGTTAAGCATCAAATCTGGACATATACAAACTGAAAGACCAAAACTATACACCCATAGGTGGGAGAGGCAACCATAGCATATCACACATGTGGATGAGACATGCAAAGAGAGTTATCGCTCTAAACAACTTATCACTCAAGTCTATAAGTGAGCTCACTAGCATGACCAACATAGCCAGGATCGCTCTCTATGATGACAATGTGACCGAAATGACCCATAGCACTCTTTACAATGATAatatgaaaaacaaaaaaaaaaaagaatcgaaGTACTCTCACAACACCATCAAAATAACCCAAAGCACTATCTATAATGACAATATGTTCAAAATATTCTAAAGTAACTGACACTACTAGAAGTGTGTCCTACAATAACAATGTGGTCAACATGACCCAAAGCAATGATAACACCAATCAATTGATGTGATTTACCCCTTTCACTTGTAGGCTTAACAATAGCATTTTACTAATAGTGGCAACCAATAGAGAATCTCATCATGCCTTAACCACAACCCCATTACACTTGTTCTTGGGTTAACAACTTAGCACCAAGTAACTGTCCTTTGGGTTATATGCGATTAGGGTGTCATCATCTCTTGGGCGTTATCGACCATATTATGTCTATCGCTTTCTCTTAATTTGGTCACCAGGCCAATCTACAATTAGTTAAAACTCGATCAAAACATAAAAGGCTTATCGAATGTACTCTAGGTTCATACCATAAATGACTAATTCTGGATAAAATTGTCGACTTTTATTAAGCATCACTTTCTTCAATGGTTTCAAGCTTACTATTATTAACCATCGTTGCAATGAAGGAATACCACTGTCATAACATATCATATCGTATCATAACATATCTTTATAATTGATTTTTAGCTTTAAATGACCACAATAAACGATGgtcatttaaatatatatatatataattgatttttaaatatatatatatatataacatatcttTATAATTGATTTTTAGCTTTAAATGACCACAataaacgatatatatatatatatttatttatttatttaaatgacCATCGTTTATTGTGGTCATTTAAAGCTAAAAATCAATTATAAAGATATGTTATGATACGATATGATATGTTATGACAGTGGTGCGATCCTCGCCAGTACGCCGACTAAAGGCGCATTGCCGGTGGTGATGGGCTCTGCTTGCTGGTAGTTGGATCGGGAGTCGGTGTAGGCGTCGTCGGCGTCGGGGCCACCGACGAGGGCGCCCTCCAGCACATTAGGGTCAAGCGCGTTCTTGTTGAACCAATCGAATCCTTCCTTGCACCCAATTGACTTCGGGTTCGACTTGATTGACACGATGGACGCACTCTTGTGGTGCACCTGTGAACAGGATAGCTGGACCCGAACCCCACCATGTAGCTCAAGTTCTTTGGGTTGGCATCCAAAATGTAGTCCACCAGCGAGGTGACGAAGGAGATGAGGTCTTTGGGGCCGACGTTGCCACCGAGGCATTCCAGGGTGGCTTCTGCCGCTTCGAGGTAGTCGGCGTAGACGGAGAGGACCAGCATGGAGGAGGTGATGTACTGGGTGTTTCCCCACGGCTGAAACCACAGCATTCCGCCGGGGCTCATCCGCACGTTGGTGTCCCCCGCCTTCTGCATTACGGAGCAGACGAACATGTCGACGTTCTCCCTGTACGCTGCCCAGGGATTGCCGTTCTGCAGTTTGCCGCGCAAGATGAACTGTAGATAGCATTAGCGCTTGCAGGTGAACGTGAGGTATGTGAGAGGCGATACCTTTGAGACCAGGAGCTGGACGCCGAAGAACTTGTTGTCCCAGGAGAACATACTGCGGACGCCGCCGTTGTTTCCTGAGGACAGGATGTCCAAGTAGGACTCGTTGCCGGTGGCGCGGAAGAGCCACATAGCAGCTCAAGCTATCTCATCCTGTTGCAAGGGAGATCCCGAGTTAATGCGAGCTATCAGTGTTTGGTTCCTCAAGGGTTATGAGGGGCTTACATCGTCTCCGCTGCAGGAGTAGAACTGTCCAGCGGGTGTCCCTGTCATCGCCT is from Musa acuminata AAA Group cultivar baxijiao chromosome BXJ1-6, Cavendish_Baxijiao_AAA, whole genome shotgun sequence and encodes:
- the LOC135677449 gene encoding endoglucanase 13-like, which encodes MWLFRATGNESYLDILSSGNNGGVRSMFSWDNKFFGVQLLVSKFILRGKLQNGNPWAAYRENVDMFVCSVMQKAGDTNVRMSPGGMLWFQPWGNTQYITSSMLVLSVYADYLEAAEATLECLGGNVGPKDLISFVTSLVDYILDANPKNLSYMVGFGSSYPVHRCTTREGFDWFNKNALDPNVLEGALVGGPDADDAYTDSRSNYQQAEPITTGNAPLVGVLARIAPLS